Part of the Candidatus Eisenbacteria bacterium genome, CCACTTCCTTCTCGCCATCGACGGCCCTGCGGGAACGGGAAAGACGACGAGCGCCCGACTCGTGGCGGAGAGACTCGGCTTCGCCTACATCGACTCCGGGGCGCTCTATCGGGCGATCGCGGTTGCGGCGCGCGCGCGCGGAATCGACAGTCCCGAGGACGGGCGGCTCCGGCCGCTCCTCATGAACCTGCCCCTGCGCGCGAAGGCCGCCCGGGACGGTTTCCGCGTCTATCTCGGGGGCGAGGAAGTCACGACGGAGCTGAGAGACCCCCGCGTCAGCGCGCTCGCATCGAAGCTGGCTGTCGATCCATCCGTCCGGGGGCGGGTCGAGGCTTGGCTCAAGGAGCTGGCGGGCCTCGGCCCCTCGGTCGTCGAGGGAAGGGACATCGGGACCGATGTGTTCCCCGGCGCGGACCTGAAGATCTTCCTCACCGCTTCCCTCGAGGCGAGGGCAGAGCGGAGGAGCCTCGAGCTCCGGGAGAAGGGTCTCGATGCCAGCGCGGAGGATGTGGCCGCGGCGATCGTCGAGCGCGACCGCAGGGACTCCGAGAGGAGCGTGGCGCCTCTCAGGCAGGCGCCTGACGCGGTCGTGATCGACACCACGGCGCTTGACGTGGAAGGCCAGATTCTGAGAATCCTCGGCGCCTGGGAGCGCTTCCGCCCGAGGCGACCGCGGTTCTTCTACCGGATCGAGCAATGGTCGATCCGGACCTTCGCCGGGCTCTTCTGGGGCCTTCGCGTGGAAGGGGCCGAGCGGGTTCCGCGCGGCGGACCGGTCATCCTGGCGGCGAACCACAAGTCCTATCTCGACCCTCCCTTGATCGGCGCGCTGCTGCCGAGAGAGATCCACTATCTCGCCAAGCGCCAGCTCTTCGACGTCCCTCTCTTCGGAGCGTGGGTCCGCGCGAGCAACGCGATCCCGATCGACCGCGAGGGGTTCGATCGGCGGGGGATCGAGCGGGCCCTCGAAACCATCAGGGCCGGCAACGCCCTGCTCGTTTTCCCGGAAGGGACAAGGATCCGCCGGGAGGGGTTGGGCCCGCCGAAGGAGGGAATCGCCATGCTCATCGCCAGAGCGGGATGCGCGGTGATTCCCGTGCGCCTGAAGGGGACATGGAAGGGAGAGAGAAGGGGCGCCGGCCGCCGGGGGATCACCGTCCGCTTCGGCGAACCCCTCCTTTTCCCCCCGGTGCCGCCCGGCCGGGAGGGACGCTCGCGATTCCCCGAGATCGCCGCCCGTGTGATGGAGTCGATCGCCGCCGCCGGCGCCGGTCGGGACGAAGGACCGGGGAGGGAGACCGGGGGCGGCTGACCCGAGGGGGTGGCGCCAGAGGGTGGCGCCAGAGGGGGCTTGATCCCCCGGGCCTTCATGGATAGACTGATCGATCTGCGGAGTGCCCATCCGGCCGCCGCACGGCCAAGCGCCGAATCCATGTTCCAAGGAGGTCAGCTTCACATGTATCACGATCCGGATGCTCCCGGACTGCAGGAAGGTACGCCCGCCTACAGGCCCCCCCCTCAGCGAGGGAAGGTGATCCGCCTCGTCAACATCGACGACGAGTCGGATCCAGGAGCGGAATCGCTCAAGGAGCTCATGAGTCTCTACGAGGACTCGCTCAGCCACGTCGAGGAAGGGGAGATCCTGAAGGGACGCATCCTCCGTGTGGACGAGAAGGAAGTGATGGTCGACATCGGGTTCAAGTCCGAAGGGGTCATCCCGATCGAGGAGTTCGCCGAGGTCGACCAGATCAAGGTCGGCGAGGAGATCGACGTCTTCCTGGAGAAGATGGAGGACCAGGATGGGCTCGTCGTTCTCTCGAAGCAGCGCGCCGACTTCGTGAAGGTGTGGGATCGGGTGCGCGATGCGGCCGAGAAGGGGGAAGTCGTCGAGGGGCGCCTCGTCCGCAAGATCAAGGGTGGGGCGGTCGTCGATCTCTACGGCGTCGAGGCGTTCCTGCCTGGAAGCCAGATCGCGCTTCGCCCGCCTCAGGCGATCGAGAGCCTGATGAACCAGACGCTCCAGTTCAAGATCATCAAGCTCAACAAGCGCCGCAGGAACATCGTCGTCTCGCGGCGGCTCGTTCTCGAGCAGGAGAGGGAGTCGGCGAAGGAGGAGATCATCCGCGATCTCGAGGCCGGCCAGATCCGCGAGGGGTACGTCAAGAACATCACCGATTTCGGCGCCTTCGTCGACCTCGGCGGAATCGACGGCCTTCTGCACATCACGGACATGTCCTGGGGCCGTGTGAAGCACCCCTCCGAGGTCGTCACCGTTGGCGACCAGATCAAGGTCAAGATCCTCTCCTTCGAGCCGGAGCGGGAACGAATCAGTCTCGGCCTGAAGCAGCTGATGGAGTATCCCTGGGAGCGGGTGCAGGAGAAGTACCCGGTCGGCGTCAAGGTGCAGGGCAAGGTGGTCTCGATCACCGAGTACGGCGCCTTCGTCGAGCTCGAGCGGGGCGTCGAGGGCCTGATCCACGTCTCCGAGATGTCCTGGACCAAGCATGTGAGGCATCCGAACAAGATCCTGACCGAGGGGCAGGACATCGAGTGCATGGTGCTCAAGGTCGACCGCGAGCACGAGAAGATCTCGCTTGGCCTCAAGCAGGTCGAGCCTGATCCCTGGCTCACCCTTGACGAGACCTACCCTCCGGGGGCGGTGGTCGAGGGGAAGGTCCGCAACCTGACGAACTTCGGGGCCTTCGTCGAGCTGATGGACGGGATCGATGGGCTCGTCCACATCTCCGACATGTCGTGGACCCGGCGCGTCGGCCATCCGAGCGAGGTCCTCAAGAAGGGCGACAAGGTCGACGTGAAGGTGCTGAACATCGACAAGGAGTCGCGCAGGATCAGCCTGGGCCTCAAGCAGGTGACCGACGATCCCTGGCCCGAGATCCAGTACCGCTACCCCGTCGGGATGACCGTCACGGGCAGGGTGGTGCGCGTGATCGACAGGGGGGCGATCGTCCTGATCGATGGCGAGGTCGAGGGATTCGTTCCCGCGATGCAGCTTGGCCTCGAGAGCTTCAGGCATCCCGGCGAGCACTTCCAGGCCGACGATGAGCTGGAGTTGAAGGTCATGCGGACCGATCTGGCCAATCACAGGATGGTCCTCTCGGCCAAGGCCTGGTTGCAGGAGCAGGATCCCGAGTCCCAGAAGGCCTATGTCGACAAGTACAGCCAGAAGAGAGCGACCGTGACCGAGTCGTCCGAGGAGGGCGCGGTGGAGATTCCGATGGACGACGTGCCGGAAGACGAGGTGTAGTCCGGCTCGCACGACGACCGATCGGGGGCGCCCGCGCTCGGGCGTCCCCGATCTCTTTGACGTCGGAGCGCTGCGGGCCCGTCGGCCTCTCGCGGCGCCCCTGCCCCCCTCTCAGGTGCAATCGATCGCGTCCGGGAGGCGCGGCCGGTCACCGGAAGCGCCTTGCCCCGCGCGAAGCGTGGATCGTAAGATGAAGCGGCGTGATCGCTGACGGAGGTGGCGCGTGTCCTTCCTCAAGATGCTGCTCGGGCTGGCCTTTCTGGTCGCGGTGCTCTTCTTCGCCGTCCTCAACCTGGAGGAGACGATCGATCTGAGGCTCTGGGCGGACGCGGCCCACACATACCGCGACGTCCCTCTTGTCCTTGCGGTGTTCTTCGCCTACCTGTTCGGGATCGTGACTCACTTCATTGTCTCGCTCGCCCGCGACATACGCCTGCGGACCGAGATCGGGAAGCTCCGGGGAGAGAACCGGTCGCTCCAGGATGAGATCCTCAAGCTCCGCGGTTCCGCCCTCGACGACCTGCCGATGACGGAGGCCGGGGACGGCGCGGCGCCGGGAGGGCGGGGCGCGTGAACCTCGGCCAGTTCTTGCTCCTGGTCGTGATCCTCGCCGCGATCCTCGCGTTCGTTGGGGCGCCGTGGTGGGCTGGGCGCAGGCGCGAGCCGGCCGCGCAGGACTCCTCGGGGAGCTACCTCGGGGCGATCGACGCTCTCATCCGCGGCGATCGTCCGGCGGGGCTCGCGCATCTGCGCGATCTCGCGCGGAGCGATCCCGGGAATCTGCGCGCCTACATCCGCCTCGGCGATCTGCTGCGGAGGATGGGGTACCCCGAGCGAGCCTACAGGATCCACGCCGATCTCCTCGCGCGGAGCATCCCCGAGGAGGCCGATCGCCGGCGCCTTTACGAGAGCGCCCTTGAGGATCTGCGGGCCCTCGATCGGCCCGACGAAGAGATGGGGATCGCGGAGAAGCTCCTGGCCATCGATCCTCGGAGCGCGGCGGCGCTGCGCTCGCTCGTTCGCCAGCACGAGCGCCGCGGGGACTGGGACAGGGCTCTCGCCTACTTGGACGATTGGGACCGCCTGGAGCCGCAGGAGACCCGTCCGAGCCCCGCGCAGATGCGGATCGAGATGGCGCGCGGGCACATGGAGGCGGGCCGGCTGAAGGAAGCGCGAAAGCTGCTCGACGAGGCCGCCGGCATGCCGAGGGACGGGGCGATCGCGAGGATCCTGATGGGCGACCTCCTCGCGCAGGAGGGGGATCTGGAGCGGGCCTGCGAGGAGTGGATCGCCTATCTCG contains:
- a CDS encoding (d)CMP kinase, which codes for HFLLAIDGPAGTGKTTSARLVAERLGFAYIDSGALYRAIAVAARARGIDSPEDGRLRPLLMNLPLRAKAARDGFRVYLGGEEVTTELRDPRVSALASKLAVDPSVRGRVEAWLKELAGLGPSVVEGRDIGTDVFPGADLKIFLTASLEARAERRSLELREKGLDASAEDVAAAIVERDRRDSERSVAPLRQAPDAVVIDTTALDVEGQILRILGAWERFRPRRPRFFYRIEQWSIRTFAGLFWGLRVEGAERVPRGGPVILAANHKSYLDPPLIGALLPREIHYLAKRQLFDVPLFGAWVRASNAIPIDREGFDRRGIERALETIRAGNALLVFPEGTRIRREGLGPPKEGIAMLIARAGCAVIPVRLKGTWKGERRGAGRRGITVRFGEPLLFPPVPPGREGRSRFPEIAARVMESIAAAGAGRDEGPGRETGGG
- a CDS encoding 30S ribosomal protein S1 yields the protein MDRLIDLRSAHPAAARPSAESMFQGGQLHMYHDPDAPGLQEGTPAYRPPPQRGKVIRLVNIDDESDPGAESLKELMSLYEDSLSHVEEGEILKGRILRVDEKEVMVDIGFKSEGVIPIEEFAEVDQIKVGEEIDVFLEKMEDQDGLVVLSKQRADFVKVWDRVRDAAEKGEVVEGRLVRKIKGGAVVDLYGVEAFLPGSQIALRPPQAIESLMNQTLQFKIIKLNKRRRNIVVSRRLVLEQERESAKEEIIRDLEAGQIREGYVKNITDFGAFVDLGGIDGLLHITDMSWGRVKHPSEVVTVGDQIKVKILSFEPERERISLGLKQLMEYPWERVQEKYPVGVKVQGKVVSITEYGAFVELERGVEGLIHVSEMSWTKHVRHPNKILTEGQDIECMVLKVDREHEKISLGLKQVEPDPWLTLDETYPPGAVVEGKVRNLTNFGAFVELMDGIDGLVHISDMSWTRRVGHPSEVLKKGDKVDVKVLNIDKESRRISLGLKQVTDDPWPEIQYRYPVGMTVTGRVVRVIDRGAIVLIDGEVEGFVPAMQLGLESFRHPGEHFQADDELELKVMRTDLANHRMVLSAKAWLQEQDPESQKAYVDKYSQKRATVTESSEEGAVEIPMDDVPEDEV
- a CDS encoding DUF1049 domain-containing protein, which codes for MSFLKMLLGLAFLVAVLFFAVLNLEETIDLRLWADAAHTYRDVPLVLAVFFAYLFGIVTHFIVSLARDIRLRTEIGKLRGENRSLQDEILKLRGSALDDLPMTEAGDGAAPGGRGA
- a CDS encoding tetratricopeptide repeat protein, with product MNLGQFLLLVVILAAILAFVGAPWWAGRRREPAAQDSSGSYLGAIDALIRGDRPAGLAHLRDLARSDPGNLRAYIRLGDLLRRMGYPERAYRIHADLLARSIPEEADRRRLYESALEDLRALDRPDEEMGIAEKLLAIDPRSAAALRSLVRQHERRGDWDRALAYLDDWDRLEPQETRPSPAQMRIEMARGHMEAGRLKEARKLLDEAAGMPRDGAIARILMGDLLAQEGDLERACEEWIAYLGDHGHQADQVLVRLERAYFELGRFGDLAHVYETLAAGRQGNPHAAIALAEMHRRRGRLEEAARQLEALLEQRPGERRARRRLVGALLALGRTEQAMRELDGLLAEIDPPSAGSACAACGAPIEDVSVRCRRCASWLEPARGERLPETRPRIGPHAD